A genomic stretch from Sphingobacterium sp. ML3W includes:
- a CDS encoding glycosyltransferase, translating into MMCKSNLAIVIPYYKNKFIENTLESLSLQTVKNFTVYIGDDNSPYTIQPILDKYCDKLEIRYHRFEVNLGGESLTKQWERCIDLTQEDWVWLFSDDDLIECNAVEVFYNNYNEHSLLYKFHTKVIDEHGKLHPSYTKFDHLNDIGGSISSIDFIRNRLACNGFRSFAVEYIFHRSLYERFKFADFPLGWASDDATWFLYSLNNGKQITALSSNVYWRFSGFNISSDIKSKSVVEKKLNAASQYISWLKHVTTENEIAITDQLCLRWLSVQAGSVHAEMGYEEFKKLIADAGISVNALKLVLSYFMALKKNRIINVLKRKS; encoded by the coding sequence ATGATGTGTAAATCCAACTTGGCGATAGTCATTCCATATTATAAAAATAAGTTTATCGAAAATACATTAGAAAGTCTAAGCCTTCAGACGGTTAAAAACTTTACAGTATACATTGGTGACGATAATAGTCCTTATACAATTCAACCAATATTGGACAAATACTGCGATAAATTAGAGATAAGATATCATCGTTTTGAAGTTAACTTAGGTGGTGAATCTTTGACAAAACAATGGGAAAGATGTATTGATTTAACGCAGGAAGATTGGGTCTGGCTTTTTTCTGATGATGATTTGATCGAATGCAATGCAGTAGAGGTGTTCTATAATAACTATAACGAACATAGCTTGTTATATAAATTTCATACCAAAGTTATTGATGAGCATGGGAAATTGCACCCCAGCTATACTAAATTTGATCACCTAAATGATATTGGGGGATCAATAAGCTCAATTGACTTTATCAGGAATAGGTTGGCTTGCAATGGCTTTCGGAGTTTTGCAGTAGAGTATATTTTTCACCGATCGCTATATGAAAGATTTAAATTCGCAGATTTCCCTTTGGGTTGGGCATCAGATGACGCTACTTGGTTTCTATATTCGTTAAATAATGGTAAGCAAATTACAGCGCTCAGCTCGAATGTTTATTGGCGTTTTAGTGGTTTCAACATTTCGTCGGATATAAAATCTAAATCAGTCGTTGAAAAGAAATTGAACGCAGCGAGCCAATATATTAGCTGGCTAAAACATGTAACTACAGAAAATGAGATCGCTATAACGGATCAATTGTGTTTACGTTGGCTTTCGGTTCAAGCAGGTAGTGTGCATGCTGAGATGGGATATGAGGAGTTTAAAAAATTGATAGCCGATGCTGGCATTTCCGTTAATGCACTGAAATTAGTGTTGAGCTATTTTATGGCATTGAAAAAAAATAGAATCATAAATGTGCTTAAACGGAAATCATGA